The DNA region accaaaataaaatgaAACATTCTTTACAAGAAAACCAAACTTACCGCATACACTAGAGATTGCATAATATTACAACTATGTCGATGAAGTAACCAAAACAGTAGAAAGAAACATACACCAGCtaattaatagcctgtttggccaagtttctccAATCctataagtattttttttttcaaaaaaaatatttttcttcaaagttgaagtatttgaacaagcttttgaaagaaaaaaaatgcttttgaggagGAGGAGAAGCAGGAAAAAATTAGCTTAtctccaaaaacacttttttgaaaagcactcttgagaaaaatatacttagaaaccgtttttaaaagcttggtcaaacactaattgctgcttagaagtgcttttcaaattaattagccaaacacaaactgcttcacatcaaaagtacttttggaaaaaaacacttctcaaaataagctgatttttgcagcttggccaaacgagATATAAATAATATACCACTGTTTATTATATCAAGTTCATATATGTGAATTCACAAATTAAGAGTACAAGTAATTAAAATAACATTAACTAATTATACatctaatttatatttttatcttaaacaaatgattttaaaaactatgtgttttcaaatttatttttccatacaaattttataatcACTAAActaattcttttttctttagtttttatcTATAACTCAATcacattatttttaaaattatttgtttaatcaATGGAAGACACGCGCTTTACGCGTACCGTAAGACTAGTATATAACTATATataataaagatagcaccaataTCAGCCCGTTTTTGCTAAATAAGTGAACAATTGAACAACATATGCATATTTAGTTCATGGGGGCTAAACTTGTAAACAATTTAACAAGATAAATAGAATGGAGATATCAAGTTTAGGTCGTCACGACTAAACTTATTCTTTCCCCAAAGGTAGATAGAATGAAGATATTACATGTCTGAAATAGTTCAGAAGTGGGTAGTCgtccaaatattttcaaaaactggTTACAAGATAAATAGCTGTGTCCAAATAGGGTACCCCGTGAACATTTTACCCTTAAACGAGACTATTTGTACAAATCTCCAAGTAATTTCTCATTTGGGCCAATGCTTTCATCCGCTACACACACAATTGGGCCGAAAATTTTAAATCCAAACTAGAACCCATTTAAGTTGGGCTCTGAGGGACAATTTATAAGGCAACCGAAGAACTTCATTAAATCAAACCCTAGTGTCTCTCTAACCCTATCagtttcttctttcactttcagcAGGTACGTAGCCGATCTGAAGACGGCGCCGTCGACCGGTAAACATGGTACACGTCGCATTTTACCGCAACTGTAAGTTTCCTTAATCTCATTGTACATTTCCTATTATTAAGTTCTGTATTTGTCAAAAGCTCTTTTAGTTTTCTAGAAATTTGTATATCAATGATAAATGGGAGAAGATTTAGTGTTAGAAACCCCTAGTTTgagttaaaatataaattaatgaGTATTGGAATAAATCAGCTCCAAATGGAGCTGAGTGGATCAAACTTATGTTAGGGTTTGAGTAGTCATTACTGTAACTTCAtggtaatgctgagattagtttGAATATAAGCAAAGCTAAAGTCTGTTCTGATAGTATTATGGCCTGATCTCAGTTGATTAACCTGCGACTGTATTAATATCTTTTGTATTATATGTTCcatctttttaaaattttaagccTATTTGATGACAATGTCGGATAGGCTAGTGGGAAGAAACATCCATGTTGGGGGTTTAAGTCGCCAAGGGAAATCTATAAATagctcctcttttttttttttgggcggggggggggggggagttttGGGGGGATTGGGCAGACGTTACTGGTATATCACAAACGCAAAAAGGGGTTTTAAGCCTATGTTGATTTGCGACTTTGGTGTGTAATCAGATGGGAAGACCTTTAAGAAACCTCGACGTCCCTTTGAGAAGGAGAGATTGGATGCAGAGTTGAAGCTCGTTGGAGAGTATGGACTGAGGTGCAAGAGGGAGCTGTGGAGAGTCCAGTATGCTTTGAGCCGTATCAGGAATGCTGCAAGAATGCTTCTGACCCTTGATGAGAAAGATCCACGTCGTATTTTTGAAGGTGAAGCACTCTTGAGGAGGATGAACAGGTATGGTTTGTTGGATGAGAGCCAGAACAAACTCGATTATGTCTTGTCACTCACTGTTGAGAACTTCCTTGAGCGTCGTCTGCAAACCCTTGTTTTCAAGACTGGCATGGCTAAGTCGATCCACCATGCTAGAGTACTCATTAGGCAAAGGCATATCAGGTAAAAATAGCTTGTCTCTTTTAGTCACAAATTTCAAATAAGTAAGCTGTTCTTTTGCCCTGACTTTTGAGGTGTTTGCTAGAATTGCATGTTTTTCAGTTTAAATTTTGTTGAAAGACGTTTAGCACTTGTGTCTGATTTAGAATTACTACTTTGGCAGAAGTGCTTAGTAGATAGTTTGTCCTCCTTGTATTCTTGGCTTTTGTAAAGTATTTTTAGAAGCCCTATGGGTTGGTCAGGCTCATGCAATGCTGATGTCAATGAGGAATCccttctaaaaaaataaaataaagagaagTCTCATATTCTCACTGATATTTCTCAATAATAGAATAGGAATTTCCAGTGAAAATTGCAGAACAAGAATACTTGTTAGCAAGTAATTCTGTGATCTTCTGTCAATAGACAAAGTTGAGCAATATTAACACAGTGAGCTCTTTGTACTGCTAGTTTTCCAATATTGAATCTTGGTTGAACATTAAACTGTGTTTGCAAACTAGGATGTCATTTTGGTAAGGATTTGTTTAATCTTTTCACTTTGCTTTATAGGTCCTATTTAATCGTTTCATTTATAATCTTCATAGATGTGTTTTAGAGCTCTAAATTGCTAGGTTTCTATGAGCCAAATGTTTATTTGGACATTTCACTTGTTATAAGACCTCCATAGTTCGCAGAAAGATGGTAGAGGTGTATTTTATTGAATTGTTGGCTAAGCGTGGTGATAGATTAAAGGATCTTTGGAAGCTTGGGGGTAGCCCATATTTTTCTTAGCAGTACATATCAGATTCACACTTggcaaagatcattctttggggtgtccccccccccccctccctttCCCTACCAATCTCCCAAAACCCCATGGACTCATTGATGTGCACACAAGTAAACAAAAAACTCCCTTTCCCTACCAATCTCCCAAAACCCCATGGACTCATAGTTTGTATATTTGACTAATTAGTTGTGCATTATGTGAACTATTTGTTTTTTGTTTACTTGTGTGCACATCAATGAAGTTAACCAGACTAACATTAACTGCATTGCAGAGTTGGAAGGCAAGTGGTGAATGTTCCTTCGTTTATGGTCAGAGTGGACTCTCAGAAGCACATTGACTTCTCCCTAACCAGTCCTTTTGGTGGCGGACGCCCTGGAAGAGTGAAGAGAAAGAACCAAAAGGCTGCTGCCAAGAAGGCTTCAGGTGGTGATGGTGACGAGGAGGATGAAGAATAAGCATTTGCACTAGAACCAAAAGGAAGCCGACGGTGATGGAGCTTGTGTTCGTTTTTAGTTACCCATGTAGTGCTTCCTTACATTCCTTTCTTCGATATTGTGTACCTTCATATGTTAGAAAGTAATGTTCTTAGCAGAGATTGGGAGAATGTTTTGAAGTTTGGATTTTGCACTGATGGTTAGAGTTTTGACAATTTGTTTTTGAACCAGACGATGTGTTATTTAAGTGGTAGAAGCGAGTCCAGCAAGATATATTGCCTAGCTTCAACCCTTTTCTTTAGATAGACCATTAAATATTTTTACTGAGTTTGCATGTTATTTTACTTTGTTGTAGAAACTGTCAGATCTGGAAGTCTGGACTATCTTCTTGGTCCATCTTTTGGTTTCTGGCAAACATTCTTCAGTCACCTGATAAATCTAGTGGTTTTTGAAATATAAGTTAGCCTTGTTGTTGGAGGTAATAGAGTTATAGATGTTCATTCTTGTCTTAGTATTAAATCTTTATAATATGGACGCTAATATGAAAGGTTTATCGTTCTTTTCCCCTTTTAACGAGACAAATGCTAAATAATCTAGTGCATTGAATTATTATGAAGTTTATTGGGTTTACCCTATCTTGGTTTTCCTGGATGGAATTTTCATAAACCACTATAATTTAGAATGTAGTAGCTATAATTTATCTAATTATCATTCGTAACTATTATTAAATTGTTATTGGTTTGTATCACTTGTATTCAAACGTGCAATTAATACAACTTGTGTCAATTGTATTCATTGCGCATAGTGTATCAACTGTATTCATTCGTGCAACGAATACAATATGTATCAATTATAACCAATGCGAAATGTAAGGGTGTATACAATGGATACAACTTGTATTGACTGTATACATGGGTGTATACAAAGTATACAACATATATCGATTGTATTTGTTCGCGCAACGAACACAACAAAGAcgaaatacagaaaaataaaatgttctTGTTGAGAGTCAAACTCAAGACCTTCGCTAATTAAACAAGCGCTCTAACCAACTGAGTTACAAGAGCTTATTGTTCTCTTGTTTCAGTTCAAAACAATTAATCTCTTATTTCATGGATTTGCTATAAGATTCAAATATAGCTATGAATGGTAAATTTGGTGAAAGTATAGGTACGAATAGTAAATACAGTGTACATGTTTGACGTATCACGTAAGTTTCCTAGATCAACTCTTAAGGGTGGCTTGGTTACAAGGATAAGGGATATCTCCGAACAAAATGTGTGATTATTAATCTCATGTTTCTTGGGATTTAGTTTCGAAATAAGTAATTTCGAGATTAACTATACCATAATTGTAAATCAATATTCTTTTTATACCACATTCAATATAGAATAACCATTCAGGTATTGTCCGAGATAAAATAATTTAGTGACAAAAATGTCCTTCTCCAAAACGTTTTCTCCCGAAGTTCTTTAAGAAGGCAGATAAAAGATTATTCGAGTTTATCTATTGTAAAACCAAACACGCGTTTTATATTATATATCacatacatttttttttaattcaatgaACGAAACATCTACCAAGAAAAGTATCTTAACTACTCGGAAAATTGAGAACGAAGGATGTCCTACTCAGATGGGGCATGAGGCTTGATGGTGATTGTGTTCTGTGCAA from Nicotiana tabacum cultivar K326 chromosome 24, ASM71507v2, whole genome shotgun sequence includes:
- the LOC107809937 gene encoding small ribosomal subunit protein uS4y produces the protein MVHVAFYRNYGKTFKKPRRPFEKERLDAELKLVGEYGLRCKRELWRVQYALSRIRNAARMLLTLDEKDPRRIFEGEALLRRMNRYGLLDESQNKLDYVLSLTVENFLERRLQTLVFKTGMAKSIHHARVLIRQRHIRVGRQVVNVPSFMVRVDSQKHIDFSLTSPFGGGRPGRVKRKNQKAAAKKASGGDGDEEDEE